The Halomicronema hongdechloris C2206 genome includes a window with the following:
- a CDS encoding SDH family Clp fold serine proteinase, which translates to MQRRRLNAIRSLEAQRGSRVILMIHRRKSISLLGIISPCPIGIRPRLPASPVDEGIKRLRGAGLRHSYRM; encoded by the coding sequence GTGCAGCGGCGACGGCTCAATGCCATCCGCAGCCTGGAAGCACAACGAGGGAGCCGGGTGATTCTAATGATTCACCGCCGGAAATCCATCAGTCTGCTGGGCATTATATCCCCCTGCCCTATCGGAATCCGCCCACGCCTCCCAGCAAGTCCAGTTGATGAGGGGATCAAACGATTGCGGGGGGCAGGACTCCGTCATTCTTATCGCATGTAA